The DNA sequence GTGCTGTCGTTGTTGAACAACACTACTTGGACCTCAACCGGGAGGTTCAGGAGTTATACCACGACCTTGCCGATTCCTACTATATGGACGATTTAGCAAGTTTCGAGAAGTTCGTCAGAGACGGTTTCCACAAGACGGCTGATCCATTCGAGGTCTCAACGCGCTTCATAAACTATCTCTCGCATGCTGTCGGATTCAACAGTTACATCATCTTTAGTAACAGGAAGCGCAGACCCGACCTCAGCGATCTTAAGCTTGTTCTCATGCTATATGCAGAAACGGTTCGGACAATTGTGGAGCGACACCGCAGTCGGGCCGAGATTGTCTTTCACTTCGAGCAACATCAGCAGTTGAATCTTTATCTTGAGCCACTCGTGGTATCGGTCTGTGGCAAGATTCGCGGCCGAAAGCCCAAAATTACGGTGGGCGTCGGCGCTAAGAAAGACCCGCCGTTGCTGGCAATTGCTGACTATGTTTTGCATACATTTGGGTCCTGGTGGGCGGAGAAGGGCGACAAGCCCTCTAGGCCAACAGATGCTGCGGACAATCGGTGGCGAGATATGCGGGCAATCAGACGATCATTCTCAATTGTGCGTTCGATGGAAGACGGGCTGGTTGCTAGGCGAGACTTGCCGGACGCGTTGGATGGTACTCTTGTCTCGTAGGTGGGGGCGACGCCCTCGGTGTGCGAGTCTGCACGCGTTGACGATTGATGGTAGGCGCTTCGGCCCGCCCTCACCTTCCCCAGGATCTCTGGAATGAGATCTGCGGCACGTCTGGGATTCGTAGCAGGCGTACGAGCGTCCGCACTCCAGCAGATGGCCCTCACATTCGATCGCGGCCTCGGATATTCAACGCTTGAGGTTCCGAAGAGGGGTGGCGGTAGTCGAACGGTACTACGGCCGGTTTCCGAGCTCGATCACAATTTGAAGTTGCTGCGACGTGGGATTGACACGTTGTCGAGTTACAGCCCCCCAGAGTGGGTCCACGGCTTCGTGCCTAAGCGAAGCATCGTGACGAATGCCCAAGCGCACCTCTCAAAGGAGATCGTCCTTCGCTTAGATTTGTCGGCATTCTTCGAATCGATCAAGAAGTCGGCGGTGCGCGAGGCGATGCTTCGATTTGGATTCAGCGATGATGCGTCGACGTTGATCAGCGACTGCTGCTGTATACACGGCTCGTTACCAGCTGGCTTCAGTACGAGTCCGACTCTATCGAACATGGTATTTCTGCCAACCGACGATGCTCTACACGAGTGGGCGGGGTCTCGGACCCTGACGTACACGCGTTATGCGGACGATTTGACCTTTTCGGGAACCGACATAACAGACGACGATTGCGCTGAGATTGCGCGGATGCTTTCTAGCGCTGGGTACGCCGTTAATGCCCGTAAGACTAGATTTATGCGTCGTGGCGGACCACAATACGTGACAGGTTTGTATGTCGGGGAATCGGATCAACCTCATGTCCCCAGACGGATGAAGCGGTTGCTGAGACAGCAGGCCTATTACATTGCGCAGTATGGATACTCAGAGGCTCAGACTCGAAGTAGCCGGCAATTTACGCCCTACCAGCTCCGAGGCTGGATCAACTACATGGGAACTCTTCACCCCGAACTTGCGGCGCGTCTTCGATGCGCGATCTTTGCGAGGCTTCCTCAGGCACCCGAGAGGCCTGATCCGTCGGACTACTGGGATGATCTTCTTGACGAGCTCCATATACCAGATGACTTCTGATAGATCGCTCAAGCTGTACCAGGAGATATGCGCTCGGTGAGCACATCAACGTCCTGTTGCTTCAATGCGCCATCCGTTTGAGCCGAACTCGTCGCTTCGCCCGGCTCTAGCTCAGAACGCGGTCAGCTGATGCTAGGTGACCCCTCCATCCAGCCAATCGATGCCTAGCGTCTTGATGGCCTCTGAGGTCAGGTTCTCGGCGCCGAACGTATCAACCCAGAAATCGAGATAATCCTCCTCCGGCTCCCAGGGCTCGAACTCGGGAGTTGCGGCAGCGACAAGCACTTCGTCCTCTAGTACCAGGCCGCACACGAAGCACTGGAAGTCTATAGACATGAATCCCGGCACGAGTTTCAAGCGGCCCCGACGGTCAGTCTCGCGGTGCAACTCAGCGCTAACGCGCGATAGGCCGACCGAGAAGCAGACAGGGCACTTCCGCCGCTCAGTAGCCGACGTTTGGTGATCGTAGTGTGCGCTTTCCTTTTTACCTTCCAGGTCCTCGGGATTCAAACCGTCGTACCGCTTCGCGAATCGCCTCTGTGCGGCGGCGTAAAGTGTCTTAACCTGCTGGCGATCAGATTCCGAATCGTTGCGCATTACGTGTTCGACTAGCGTCGAGTGCTCCGCCCAAAAGTCCTCCGGAGTGCGATCCATTAAGGGAAGCAGCCGATGTATCGCCTGGACGAACGCGGTAATCACCCTATGCATCGTGGCGCTGACCTGTTTGCTGCTTTGGCTACCATGTGCTGTCAGATCTCGCACGGCTTTCAACTCCTGAAGCGCCCTCTCGTCCCCAAGCGTATCCTTCCCATACAGCAGATCGAGGCGCTCGATCGACTTGACAAATCCAACTGTGTAAGGGAAAGCGTCGTCCCTGCTGGCCGCGTTGCTTGGGCGCGTGGCGCGAGGAGCGGGCCGGAACCCTGCGAATCGTAATAAGGCCGTCTCAGAGAACCGCTGATTCTCAAGGAGAAGTACGGGATTCGCCCGGCAGAGGACTGCTTTCACGCCCAGCTCTACGCTCGCACCAGCGTGAAGGAAGAAGAATGGCGCGTCGTCGGGTGAATAGTGATCGAGTGCTGACCTAGCAAAACGCTCAGCAGCAGTGAGGAAGTCGGTCCAAAGATAGGGTGGGGCGCTCAGAGTCGGTGCTGCTGTGCCCGCTGGCTCGTTCGGCATGGGTTGGATGCTAATTGCCCGGCGTCTTGGCTGCTCGACGGGCTGGCGCGGCCCGCAGCGAAGCGAGGACACGCGCCAGCGGCCGAGCGGAGCGAGGCTCTTGATGAGGTAGAGGGATATTCAGCAATGCACGGGGACAACGAGCGTTCCGTTCGTGCCGGAGACTCGGCGGGTCTATCACCAGCCCGAGCCGGCCACCGGCCGGCGCCTGGCCGAGCAGATCGTGCCACCTTCGCGTCGTGCCCGATCCCCGGGGTCGCACGCCTCGGCCGGACCCTGTAACGGTGGCGGACAGCGTTCCTGGCCTACTCCGACACCGCCCGCGCTTCCAAGGCGGCACTGAAGCTATCGGCCTGATCGAGCTCCACCGCCGGATCGCCCGTGGCTTCCGCAACCTCGACAACTACCGGCTACTGTTCCTCATCGGCGGGCGGACTGACCAGCCCCACCTCAAGTAAGAAGAGCCCCTTTACGAGACACTCCCCGCTACCGGCGGGGGTAAAGCCTGAAGAGGCTGGCGCCTGCTTGTCAGGTCGTGTGTCTGAATTGCAGATTTCGGGCTAGGCACAGAAAGGGTGGACCTTGCCCTTGTATATGGGGAAGTGACATTCATGATGCTTCCTGTTCGTTGGTGGGGTGCGCGTCTTGTCTGCCCTGGCTTCACCCTGGGGGTCACGGTGTCCACCGGCCAGGGATGACCTCACAGTTAACAGCTATTGCTACCGCTGCATGATTCTGGTGATGATGGTGTGAACGGTTCGATTACTCGCTGAAGAGGTGACGGCTGTGGATCCGGTTTCGTTGATTGTGGCGGCGTTGGTGGCGGGTGCAGCTGCTGGGGCGGGAGATGTTGCGTCCTCTGCGTTGAAGGACGCTTACGCTGGTTTGAAGGGTCTGCTGAAGAGGGCGTTTGCGGACAAGCCGGCGGCGGAGGTGGCGTTGGACGAGCATGAGAAGGCTCCGGAGGCGTGGGAGCCGGCGCTGCGGCAGCAGATCAAGGACACCGGGGTGGACTCGAATGACGAGGTGATCGCGGCGGCGGAGGCGGTGCTGAAGGAGGTGCCGCCGGGGACGCGGATCGGGAATGCGACTGTCACGGTGAATGATCAGGGCCGGGTGGGCGTGGTTGGGCACGGCGATAACACCGTCGATATGGGGGATAGCCCGCCGGCACGAACGGACGGCGAGCGGTGATGGCCGCCGAAGGATCGGGGCCTGCACCGGGCTCCATCTCGGTGTCCGATCAGGCGCGTGTGGGCGTCATCGGGCCCGGAGACAATACGGTGAACATGGTGACCCCTCGCCGGGAGATAAACTGGCCGGTGGTGGTGGGGTCGCCGCCGCCGCTTGCGTCGGCGTTCCAGCGGCGAGGTTCAGTTGCCGAGCGGATGGGCCAGGGCGATGGCGTGGCAGAACTGCGGCAGGTGCTTACCGGAGACGGTGGGGTCGGCAAGTCCCAGATCGCCGCTGGATTCTTCGCCGCGGCGACCGCCGATCTGCGGGTCTGGGCGAGCGCGGAGTCTCGGACTGCGGTGATCACGGGGTACGCGGAGGCGGCGATGCGGCTGGACTTGGCCGACCGCCAGGTGGGGCCAGAGGGCCTGGCCAGCGCGTTCGTCGGGTTTCTGGCCGCAACGACGAGGTCGTGGCTGGTGGTGGTGGATGACTTGCACGAGCCTGCGGATATGCCAGGGCTGTGGCCGCCCCGGCGGGGCCAGCTGGTCGTGACCACGCGAAGGACGGACGCGTCGCTGTCGGGTGGTGGCCGCACGAAGATCGATGTGGGCGTCTACAGCCCGGCCGAGGCCCGCAGCTACCTGGAGCAGCGGCTGTCGCCGAAGCTGGACGATCTGCCCGACGGCGTGCTGGACGAGGCGGGTGGTCTCGCCGAAGACCTGGGCTTCCTCCCACTGGCCCTGGCCCAAGCGGCAGCGGTGATCATGGACCAGGCCATCTCCTGTAGTGATTACCGAGGTCTATTTGCTGATCGAACAGCCACCTTGGAGGACCTATTCCCCCCTGATGCGGATGCCGACGAGTACGGGCGGACCGTGGCCGGTACATGGACGCTGGCCATAGACGCCGCAGACCATCTCGATCCTGTCGGTCTGGCGCGGCCGCTGGCCTGGCTTGTCGCCGTCTGCGATCCGGCCGGCGCTCCGGAGGCGGTTTTCACCAGCGAGACCAGCCGACGGTTCCTGGTTGGCCGGACGGGAGCGGGAGAAGAAGACCTGATTGCAGCGCCGGCGGCGCGAAAGGCGGTGCGCGCCCTAGACCGGTTGTCCCTGCTCAACCACGACCCGAAACAGGGAAACCCTCGGGCGGTGCGCATGCACAACATCACCGGCCGAGCCATCCTACAAACACTCTCCTCAGACGAAATCGCCGAAGTTGTGTTGGTGGGGGCCGATGCACTGCTGGACGTGTGGCCAGTGATCGAGAACAACCCTGTGTTGTCTGAGTCACTCCGCGCCAACACGGCCGTCCTGCTGAGCATCAACGCAGACGCCCTCTGGGACAACACATCAGGTGCTCATCCTGTGCTGTTTCGTAGCGGGCGGTCCCTTTCCGACGCCGGTCTTACAGCGTCCGCTGCCGCCTACTGGGATCACATGCTGATGGAAGCGCTGGGCCGGTGCGGCCCGGACCACCCCGACACGTTGGCGTCGCGGAACAACCTCGCCTACGCCTACCGGTCGGCCGGCGACCTCGGCCGGGCGATCCCCCTGTACGAGCAGACCCTGCCCGACCGCGAGCGGGTCCTCGGCCCGGACCACCCCGACACGTTGGCGTCGCGGAACAACCTCGCCGGCGCCTACCAGTCGGCCGGCGACCTCGGCCGGGCGATCCCCCTGTACGAGCAGACCCTGACCGACCGCGAGCGGGTCCTCGGCCCGGACCACCCCGACACGTTGGCGTCGCGGAACAACCTCGCCTACGCCTACGAGTCGGCCGGCGACCTCGGCCGGGCGATCCCCCTGTACGAGCAGACCCTGCCCGACCGCGAGCGGGTCCTCGGCCCGGACCACCCCGACACGTTGGCGTCGCGGAACAACCTCGCCTACGCCTACCAGTCGGCCGGCGACCTCGGCCGGGCGATCCCCCTGTACGAGCAGACCCTGCCCGACTCCGAGCGGGTCCTCGGCCCGGACCACCCCCAGACGTTGACGTCGCGGAACAACCTCGCCTACGCCTACGAGTCGGCCGGCGACCTCGGCCGGGCGATCCCCCTCTACCAGCAGACCCTGCCCGACCGCGAGCGGGTCCTCGGCCCGGACCACCCCGACACGTTGGCGTCGCGGAACAACCTCGCCGGCGCCTACGAGTCGGCCGGCGACCTCGGCCGGGCGATCCCCCTGTACGAGCAGACCCTGCCCGACCGCGAGCGGGTCCTCGGCCCGGACCACCCCCAGACGTTGACGTCGCGGAACAACCTCGCCTACGCCTACCGGTCGGCCGGCGACCTCGGCCGGGCGATCCCCCTCTACCAGCAGACCCTGAGCGACTCCGAGCGGGTCCTCGGCCCGGACCACCCCCAGACGTTGGCGTCGCGGAACAACCTCGCCGGCGCCTACGAGTCGGCCGGCGACCTCGGCCGGGCGATCCCCCTGTACGAGCAGACCCTGCCCGACTCCGAGCGGGTCCTCGGCCCGGACCACCCCCAGACGTTGACGTCGCGGAACAACCTCGCCGGCGCCTACCGGTCGGCCGGCGACCTCGGCCGGGCGATCCCCCTGTACGAGCAGACCCTGCCCGACCGCGAGCGGGTCCTCGGCCCGGACCACCCCGACACGTTGGCGTCGCGGAACAACCTCGCCTACGCCTACCAGTCGGCCGGCGACCTCGGCCGGGCGATCCCCCTGTACGAGCAGACCCTGAGCGACTCCGAGCGGGTCCTCGGCCCGGACCACCCCCAGACGTTGGCGTCGCGGAACAACCTCGCCTACGCCTACGAGTCGGCCGGCGACCTCGGCCGGGCGATCCCCCTGTACGAGCAGACCCTGCCCGACCGCGAGCGGGTCCTCGGCCCGGACCACCCCCAGACGTTGGCGTCGCGGAACAACCTCGCCGGCGCCTACGAGTCGGCCGGCGACCTCGGCCGGGCGATCCCCCTGTACGAGCAGACCCTGCCCGACCGCGAGCGGGTCCTCGGCCCGGACCACCCCGACACGTTGGCGTCGCGGAACAACCTCGCCGGCGCCTACCAGTCGGCCGGCGACCTCGGCCGGGCGATCCCCCTGTACGAGCAGACCCTGACCGACTCCGAGCGGGTCCTCGGCCCGGACCACCCCGACACGTTGACGTCGCGGAACAACCTCGCCGGCGCCTACCGGTCGGCCGGCGACCTCGGCCGGGCGATCCCCCTCTACCAGCAGACCCTGAGCGACTCCGAGCGGGTCCTCGGCCCGGACCACCCCGACATCAGCCAGTTGCGGACCGAGCTGGCCAGGATGTGCCGCTCCCCCGCGGCATCCGAGCAGGGCAGCGGAAGCAAGATCAGTTAGCTTCGACCGGCCAGTTCCGTGATGCGCGTCTAAGCTCGAGGAGGCGCCTCCGACGCAAGTCAGTGCGGGACTGCTTCAAAGCATGCGCTGAAGGCCACCGCCGCTGTGCGGCCCGCAGCGAAGCGAGGACACGCACAGCGGCGCCGTGAAGTCGAGTAGGAAGGCCTATGGACGAGGAGCGCGCCAGGAACAGGCACGCTCGAACGCGCACCGATCGATGTCACGTCCCGGGTGCGGCCCCGTGCTCCAGGTAGGTGTCAACTCTGTCCTGGGCGGCGTGAATGACTCGCCGAGCTAAACGTGCGGGCAAGAGATCGTCTAGGCGATCGGCAGCGAAGAACTCTGCGGCTGACAGCTCGTCATTGGCCACGTTGATCTTGCCGGCCTGGACCGCGTCGAGTCGCCCGCCGTCGAAGATGACGAGGAGCTTGTCTCCTTCGTCGGGGTGGGGCGCCCAGTCCAGCACCAAGAGGTCGGCGAGCTGGACATCCAGACCGAGCTCTTCCTTGACTTCTCGGGCGGCTGCGGCTCGTGGGCTCTCGCCTATCTCGACGTAGCCTCCCGGTATCTCCCAGCCATCTTTGTAGGTCGGCTTGACTAGGAGTATCCGGCCACTGGCGTCCTTGAACAGCACGCCGGCGGCCACCCGTGGCGTCGCGAATCGCTCGGACTCAACAGTCACACGCTCAGGATATGGGAGCCGCTAGGCGACGAGGACACCCGCCCGCCGAGCGAGGCTGTGGAGGTCGGCGGAAGGTGCCATGTGGCGGCTGCGGAGCCAGTCATGCAGCAGGGCGTGAGTAAGGAAGTGGCGGCGGACCTGCTCGGGGGCGCTGGCCTCGGCGCGCATGACGAGGGCGAGCGCGTCACGTTGGCGTCGCTGGAAGTGGAGGGCCCGGGCGACCTCCAACCGGTGCCTGACTTGGCGCTCCATCGGCATCGGGGAGACGTCGATCCGCTCGCCCAGTGCGGCAGCGCGTTGGTAGTCCCCTAGTTCAGCCGCGACTGAGGCGCGGTGTATGGCGACGTTGGTCGGGCCGAAGGCGGTCCACAGGTAGTTCGCGTCCTCGCCAAGCGCGACGCTCGCGATCTGGGCATGGCCGAGGTGTTCCTGGGCGGCTGCTCGATTCTTCATCCGTGCGGCCGTCATCGCGCCCACGAGGTGCAGGGTGCCTAAGGTGGAGATGAGCCTGGGGTCCCGTGTCCCGGCGGGGATCAGCCGGAGGGTGTGCTCAACGACCGCCATCGCGTCGTCATATTGGGCGTTGGAGAGCAGGGCGTGGGCAATCGAGCGCTGCACGGAGGTCTTCGCGCCCAGGTCGTCGCTGTCTTGGACAAGTCGATCGCCCCTGTCGGCACAGTTGAAGGCAAGGTCCTGCTCACCCAGTTTGGTCAACACGCAGGAGGCCACCTGGTACAGGTATGCCATCTGCACCTCCGCAGCTTGCTTCGCCTGGTCGCTGCTGGCATGGGCGGTGGCCGACGCGATGGGCAACAGCCGATGCAGCTCGGCGACGACATAGCCGAACCGAGATGCCTGATAAGCCGACCAGATCCCGGAGACGGCTTGGGTCAGCACGTCGAGTGAAACGGGTGGTGATTCTTCGCTGAGGTAGTGCGGGTTCACAAAACGGTAGGAGAGCAGTCGCTGTCGCAGGGCGGGGACGCTGCGGCCACGCGTGAGTGCCTCTACGTCGACGATGTCGTCCGGCAACAGCTCGTAAGGTGCGATGTCGAGGACTTCGGCGAGCCTTGCGATGTTGGGCAGCACTTGCAGGTTCGCGCGGCCGGACTCGATCTTCTCGATCCAGCTGACGGTCTTGCCGACCAGCTCGGCCAGCACCGTCTGCGACATGCCTCTCCGACGCCTGTAGTAGGCCACCCGCTGACCGGGTGTGAGGTGGTTCGTCGCCCCCTTCATGAGATCAGGATGGCACGCGGTGGTGACAGACCCCGGAATCTGTTTGCGGGTGGATCAGCGGGAACGGGTTGACGGTGATAGCAGGCCGATCAGAAGCACTCCAGACCGGGAGTGCGCGGCCCCTGTCATAAGGAGATCGCAATGGCGATTCAAGGTCCGTTCAAGATCGAATGCAGCGAGCTGTTCCCCTGCGGGGTCGGCGTTGTCGGTGCTGTGACGGCGCTTGCTGACTTCGACGTGTCCACGAAGGAGAACCGGGTGCAGGCGCGGGACAAGGAGTCGGGGCTGCCGTTGTGGAGTGTGGAGGTGATGGACTTCGACCCCGAGGCGCGCGAGCGGACATTCAAGGTGAAGGTGGCGGCTGCGGTGCAGCCGGTGCCGCCGGAGGCGATCGCGGGCGCGCCCGTGCGGCCGGTGGTCCTGGAAGGTTTGACGGTGACCCCTTACATCAAGGAGGGGACGCGGCCGCGGATTGCCTACTCCTTGCGGGCGACGGGTCTGGCGGCGCCGCGGCGGTCCGAGGCCGGGAAGGCTGCCTGAGATGGCTGACCAGACTGAGCCGTCGGTGGTGGTGCAGGGTCTTCGGTGGTGGGCGCAGGGCGCCTACGCCGAGGAGGCGGCGGTGGAGCTGCTGGTGAGGGCGTTCGGTGGCCGTTTCGCCGCTGCGGGCTGGCCGTGGGTGCGCTCGTGTGAGCGTCCCGGCTGGTGGCGGCTGGACGCGGACGAGTTCGGCGGCCACACCGATGTGCTGTCCAGTGGCGAGCAGCGGGTGCTGGCGGTGGTGGAGGCGCTGGTGTCGGCTGGGCCGCTGCTGGATGTGGGCGGGATCCTGGCCGGTGTGGACCGGGTGAACCTGGTCCTGATCCTGGCGGCGTTCGCGCATGCTGGCGGGTCGCATGAGCATATGGAGCTCATCGCGACCGAGGACGGGGTCCGGTACGGTCGGCTGGCGCCACTGGTGTCGTGGCCTGACGTCGAGATCGGTGCGGTGTCATGAGCGTCGTCGGTGTCGCGGTCATTCTCGGCGTGATTGTGGCGGTGCTGGTGCGGATGAAGGTCGCCCGCCTGTCGGTGGTGATCGTCTGTGTGCTGTTCGGCCTGGTGCTGGGTGTGACACCGATCGGCGACGGCTTGAACCAGGCGTTGGCGTCGTTGGGTGGTTGGACCTCCCGCCAACTCCGGGCGCTGTGATGGCGCTGTCACAGGTTCGCGCCGACGCACCCCTCCGCGTCAGCCCACAGCCGGTCCGGGTCGCGGTGTGGGCGGTTGTGCTCGCCTGGCTGGCCCGCCGGCTGTGGCGGCTCCTGGTGCTCATCGCCAGATGCCCCGCCGCTCTGCTGGGCCTGTCCGTCGTCGTGGTCGGGATCGTGGCCTGGCAGGTCCTGGGTCTCGCGCTGCTGCTGGGCATCCTCGGCACCGTACTGCTGGTGCTGCTGGGGTGGCGGCTGCGCTGGCCCGACGGGTTCCACCGGGGCGTGTCTGGCCCGGTCCGGGGCTGGCTGCGCGGTGGCTGGGTGTATCGGCGGCGGTGGACGACCGCGATGGACACCGCAGGGTTGACCGTCACCCGGAACGGCACCACCTATGTGCCGCCGCTGCTGAGGGCCCGCTCGACCTCGTCGGTGGACCGGGTGACGGTGCGGATGATCCCCGGTCAGACGCTGGAGGACTACGCGGCCGTGTCAGACCGGCTGGCGCAGACGTTCGGCACCACCGACTGCCGCACCCGGTCTGTGCCGTCGAAGCCGCATCTGGTGGAGCTGTGGCTGCTGGTCTGTGACCCGCTCACGGCACTGGTCAACCCGTTCCCCGCCGACCGGGCCGGCCTCGATGCTGGTCTGCCGGTCGCCCGAGCCGAGGACGGCAGCACCTGGCGGCTACGAATCGTCGGGAACCACATCCTCATCGTCGGCGCGACCGGTGCAGGGAAGGGCTCGGTGCTGTGGTCCATCGTCACCGGCCTCACCCCGTCGATCGCGAATGGTGTGGTGAAGGTGTGGGCGGTCGACCCTAAGGGCGGCATGGAACTCGCCCCCGGCCGGCACCTGTTCGACCGGTTCGCCCACGGCGACAGCACCGACCAAGCCGGCTACGAGGCCGGGTTCGCGGACATTCTCGAGGACGCCGTGGGGGTGATGCGGTCCCGGCAGGACCGCCTCCGCGGCATCACCCGGCTCCACACCCCCTCGACCGATGAGCCGCTGATCGTGGTGATCGTCGACGAGCTGGCCGCACTCACCGGCTGGGTGGCCGACCGGACGGCGAAGAAGCGGATCGAGTCCGCCCTCGGGCTGCTGCTGTCCCAGGGCCGCGCCGTCGGTGTCGTCGTCATCGGAGCGGTGCAGGACCCCCGCAAGGACGTGCTGCCGATGCGGGACCTGTTCCCCACCCGCATCGCCCTGAGGTTGAACGAGGCCGAACAGGTCGCGCTGGTCCTCGGCCCCGGCGCCCGCAACCGCGGCGCCCGGTGTGACCTGATCCCCGACAGCCTACCCGGCGTCGGCTACGTCACCGTCGAGGGCATCGCCGAGCCGGTCCGGGTCCGGTTCTCCCACATCACCGACAACACGATCACCACCCTCGGCCAACCGGCCCGGGTGCCGGCGTTGACGGTTGTGAAGGGTGGTGCAGCGGCATGAGACTCACCGCCGCCCTCGACCTGGCCATGATCACCGCCGACATGGCACGCGAGCTCGCCATCGCCCAGAAGGTGTGCATCCGGCCCCTGCTGCGCCGAGTCGAGGACCGCCAGACCGGCACCGAGGACCTGGTCGCGATCCCGTGCGGGTCCACCCGAGAGAACGTCTGCCCCTCCTGCGCGCACAAGGCCCGACTGCTCCGCATGCAACAGTGCGCCGAAGGCTGGCACCGCACCCAAGAACCCGACCTCTCCACCCGTGCCAACGCCGACCCGCCGGAACGGCAGGAACTCGACGACGACGGTGAGCAGGAGTCTGATCGTCGTACTCGGTCGACGCTGCGGCGGCAGGATGCGCCGGACCTGCCGCGGGTCCCGACCGAGGATCGGACCGTGGGCCGGGTCTTCACCACCCCGGACGGGCGCGAGTACCGGCCGTCGATGTTCGTGACGTTGACGCTCGGCTCCTACGGTTCCGTCACCTCGACCGGGGCACCGCGCGATCCGGGCAGCTACGACTACCGGCGGGCCGCGCTGGATGCGTTGCACTTCCCGAAGCTGGTCGACCGGTTCTGGCAGAACCTGCGCCGTAGTGCCGGCTACAAGGTGCAGTACTTCGCCGCCGTCGAACCCCAACGCCGCCTCGCGCCCCATCTGCACGCCGCGATCCGTGGCGCCATCCCCCGCGCCACCCTCCGCCAGGTCGTGAAGGCGACGTATCTGCAGCTGTGGTGGCCGCCGTTCGACACCCCGGTATACGTGGACCGGCTGCCGGTGTGGGACGGCCACGACTACGTCGACCCCGCCACCGGCGAGACGCTGCCCAGCTGGCAGC is a window from the Microlunatus panaciterrae genome containing:
- a CDS encoding reverse transcriptase family protein; amino-acid sequence: MALTFDRGLGYSTLEVPKRGGGSRTVLRPVSELDHNLKLLRRGIDTLSSYSPPEWVHGFVPKRSIVTNAQAHLSKEIVLRLDLSAFFESIKKSAVREAMLRFGFSDDASTLISDCCCIHGSLPAGFSTSPTLSNMVFLPTDDALHEWAGSRTLTYTRYADDLTFSGTDITDDDCAEIARMLSSAGYAVNARKTRFMRRGGPQYVTGLYVGESDQPHVPRRMKRLLRQQAYYIAQYGYSEAQTRSSRQFTPYQLRGWINYMGTLHPELAARLRCAIFARLPQAPERPDPSDYWDDLLDELHIPDDF
- a CDS encoding FtsK/SpoIIIE domain-containing protein, with translation MALSQVRADAPLRVSPQPVRVAVWAVVLAWLARRLWRLLVLIARCPAALLGLSVVVVGIVAWQVLGLALLLGILGTVLLVLLGWRLRWPDGFHRGVSGPVRGWLRGGWVYRRRWTTAMDTAGLTVTRNGTTYVPPLLRARSTSSVDRVTVRMIPGQTLEDYAAVSDRLAQTFGTTDCRTRSVPSKPHLVELWLLVCDPLTALVNPFPADRAGLDAGLPVARAEDGSTWRLRIVGNHILIVGATGAGKGSVLWSIVTGLTPSIANGVVKVWAVDPKGGMELAPGRHLFDRFAHGDSTDQAGYEAGFADILEDAVGVMRSRQDRLRGITRLHTPSTDEPLIVVIVDELAALTGWVADRTAKKRIESALGLLLSQGRAVGVVVIGAVQDPRKDVLPMRDLFPTRIALRLNEAEQVALVLGPGARNRGARCDLIPDSLPGVGYVTVEGIAEPVRVRFSHITDNTITTLGQPARVPALTVVKGGAAA
- a CDS encoding NUDIX hydrolase, translated to MTVESERFATPRVAAGVLFKDASGRILLVKPTYKDGWEIPGGYVEIGESPRAAAAREVKEELGLDVQLADLLVLDWAPHPDEGDKLLVIFDGGRLDAVQAGKINVANDELSAAEFFAADRLDDLLPARLARRVIHAAQDRVDTYLEHGAAPGT
- a CDS encoding replication initiator, whose protein sequence is MRLTAALDLAMITADMARELAIAQKVCIRPLLRRVEDRQTGTEDLVAIPCGSTRENVCPSCAHKARLLRMQQCAEGWHRTQEPDLSTRANADPPERQELDDDGEQESDRRTRSTLRRQDAPDLPRVPTEDRTVGRVFTTPDGREYRPSMFVTLTLGSYGSVTSTGAPRDPGSYDYRRAALDALHFPKLVDRFWQNLRRSAGYKVQYFAAVEPQRRLAPHLHAAIRGAIPRATLRQVVKATYLQLWWPPFDTPVYVDRLPVWDGHDYVDPATGETLPSWQQALDQLDTDPDATPAHLLRFGRQVDMAGIIAPSPDADRAVRYLTKYLTKAISDAHTPDGDPADPAYLRHVDRLHVELRFLPCTPTCANWLRYGIQPANAGPGLQPGHCDSPAHDRDNLGLGGRRVLVSRQWSGKTLTQHKADRATVVREALLSAGIIAPDTERMAADVTLPDGTPRFVWTDTNPDQATYARVLLASIAERHRWRAQYETAKAAAAVDNSFGNPARAP
- a CDS encoding helix-turn-helix domain-containing protein → MKGATNHLTPGQRVAYYRRRRGMSQTVLAELVGKTVSWIEKIESGRANLQVLPNIARLAEVLDIAPYELLPDDIVDVEALTRGRSVPALRQRLLSYRFVNPHYLSEESPPVSLDVLTQAVSGIWSAYQASRFGYVVAELHRLLPIASATAHASSDQAKQAAEVQMAYLYQVASCVLTKLGEQDLAFNCADRGDRLVQDSDDLGAKTSVQRSIAHALLSNAQYDDAMAVVEHTLRLIPAGTRDPRLISTLGTLHLVGAMTAARMKNRAAAQEHLGHAQIASVALGEDANYLWTAFGPTNVAIHRASVAAELGDYQRAAALGERIDVSPMPMERQVRHRLEVARALHFQRRQRDALALVMRAEASAPEQVRRHFLTHALLHDWLRSRHMAPSADLHSLARRAGVLVA
- a CDS encoding tetratricopeptide repeat protein; this translates as MAELRQVLTGDGGVGKSQIAAGFFAAATADLRVWASAESRTAVITGYAEAAMRLDLADRQVGPEGLASAFVGFLAATTRSWLVVVDDLHEPADMPGLWPPRRGQLVVTTRRTDASLSGGGRTKIDVGVYSPAEARSYLEQRLSPKLDDLPDGVLDEAGGLAEDLGFLPLALAQAAAVIMDQAISCSDYRGLFADRTATLEDLFPPDADADEYGRTVAGTWTLAIDAADHLDPVGLARPLAWLVAVCDPAGAPEAVFTSETSRRFLVGRTGAGEEDLIAAPAARKAVRALDRLSLLNHDPKQGNPRAVRMHNITGRAILQTLSSDEIAEVVLVGADALLDVWPVIENNPVLSESLRANTAVLLSINADALWDNTSGAHPVLFRSGRSLSDAGLTASAAAYWDHMLMEALGRCGPDHPDTLASRNNLAYAYRSAGDLGRAIPLYEQTLPDRERVLGPDHPDTLASRNNLAGAYQSAGDLGRAIPLYEQTLTDRERVLGPDHPDTLASRNNLAYAYESAGDLGRAIPLYEQTLPDRERVLGPDHPDTLASRNNLAYAYQSAGDLGRAIPLYEQTLPDSERVLGPDHPQTLTSRNNLAYAYESAGDLGRAIPLYQQTLPDRERVLGPDHPDTLASRNNLAGAYESAGDLGRAIPLYEQTLPDRERVLGPDHPQTLTSRNNLAYAYRSAGDLGRAIPLYQQTLSDSERVLGPDHPQTLASRNNLAGAYESAGDLGRAIPLYEQTLPDSERVLGPDHPQTLTSRNNLAGAYRSAGDLGRAIPLYEQTLPDRERVLGPDHPDTLASRNNLAYAYQSAGDLGRAIPLYEQTLSDSERVLGPDHPQTLASRNNLAYAYESAGDLGRAIPLYEQTLPDRERVLGPDHPQTLASRNNLAGAYESAGDLGRAIPLYEQTLPDRERVLGPDHPDTLASRNNLAGAYQSAGDLGRAIPLYEQTLTDSERVLGPDHPDTLTSRNNLAGAYRSAGDLGRAIPLYQQTLSDSERVLGPDHPDISQLRTELARMCRSPAASEQGSGSKIS